One genomic window of Bartonella sp. HY038 includes the following:
- the era gene encoding GTPase Era translates to MDNMDKGVTRSGFIALVGAPNAGKSTLLNQLVGTKVSIVTHKVQTTRAMVRGIVIHNNAQIVFIDTPGIFKPKKRLDRAMVTTAWGGAKDADMTFVLIDAQAGLNENNEALIDSLVNFHRPKILILNKVDCVPPPRLLELTAQINERVKFERTFMISALKGYGCKDILNYLAESLPEGPWYYPEDQISDMPMRQLAAEITREKLYLRLHDEIPYSSTVETERWEERKDGSVKIEQVIFVERESQKKIVLGAKGETIKSIGQSARKEIGQILEQNVHLFLFVKVRENWGDDPERYREMGLDFSK, encoded by the coding sequence ATGGATAATATGGATAAGGGCGTGACACGTTCGGGGTTTATCGCCTTAGTTGGTGCGCCAAATGCAGGAAAATCGACACTTTTAAACCAGCTTGTCGGAACAAAGGTTTCAATTGTTACCCATAAGGTGCAAACAACCCGTGCTATGGTGCGCGGCATTGTTATCCATAATAATGCACAAATTGTTTTTATTGATACGCCAGGTATTTTTAAACCCAAAAAACGCTTAGATCGTGCAATGGTAACCACCGCTTGGGGCGGCGCCAAAGACGCTGACATGACCTTTGTTTTAATTGACGCGCAAGCGGGTCTTAATGAAAACAATGAAGCTTTAATTGATAGTCTTGTAAATTTTCATCGCCCAAAAATTCTAATTCTCAATAAAGTTGATTGTGTACCGCCGCCAAGATTGTTGGAGCTAACCGCACAAATTAATGAACGGGTAAAATTTGAACGTACTTTCATGATTTCAGCGCTTAAAGGCTATGGCTGTAAGGATATTTTGAATTATTTAGCAGAATCTTTGCCCGAGGGTCCTTGGTATTATCCTGAAGATCAAATTTCAGATATGCCAATGCGTCAACTTGCGGCTGAAATTACCCGCGAAAAGCTATATTTGCGCCTACATGACGAGATCCCTTATTCTTCCACCGTTGAAACTGAACGCTGGGAAGAGCGCAAGGACGGCTCGGTAAAAATCGAGCAGGTTATCTTTGTTGAGCGTGAAAGCCAAAAGAAAATTGTGCTTGGCGCAAAGGGGGAAACCATCAAATCCATCGGCCAGTCGGCACGCAAGGAAATTGGACAAATTTTAGAACAAAATGTCCATCTTTTCCTTTTTGTTAAGGTGCGTGAAAATTGGGGTGATGATCCTGAACGTTACCGCGAAATGGGTCTTGATTTTTCAAAATAA
- the recO gene encoding DNA repair protein RecO → MEWHDEAIILGLRQHGETSAIVEVMTPHHGRHLGVVKGGRSKRMQPMLQPGNKVRVQWWARLNEHMGSFRIETLDFSAARLIDLPLALYGLQTVSSHLRLLPERDPHAGLYEALQLLLSYADDPLMLAEILLRFELRLLEDVGFGLDLLSCAATGQKEDLIYVSPKSARAVCREAGLPWHDKLLLLPDFLCSLQKRPSQLADFKSGFALTGFFLTRHVWEPRSIAPPIVREKFQTHLHRFFEK, encoded by the coding sequence ATGGAATGGCATGACGAAGCAATTATTTTGGGCTTGCGTCAACATGGTGAAACCAGCGCCATTGTTGAAGTCATGACACCGCATCATGGTCGCCATTTGGGTGTGGTTAAAGGCGGCCGCTCCAAACGTATGCAGCCAATGCTACAACCGGGCAATAAAGTACGCGTGCAATGGTGGGCGCGCCTTAATGAGCATATGGGTAGTTTTCGGATAGAAACATTGGATTTTTCCGCTGCTCGTTTAATTGATTTGCCGCTTGCCCTTTATGGCTTACAAACTGTGTCTTCACATTTACGGCTTTTGCCCGAACGCGATCCCCATGCCGGTCTTTATGAAGCCTTGCAACTTCTATTATCCTATGCTGATGATCCCTTAATGCTCGCTGAAATATTATTGCGTTTTGAGTTGCGCTTACTTGAAGACGTTGGCTTCGGGCTTGATCTTTTATCCTGTGCAGCTACCGGACAAAAAGAAGATCTCATTTATGTATCCCCCAAATCTGCGCGCGCTGTTTGCCGCGAGGCAGGCTTACCATGGCATGATAAACTGCTGCTTTTACCAGATTTTTTATGCTCCTTGCAAAAGCGTCCTTCACAATTAGCCGATTTCAAAAGTGGTTTTGCTTTAACTGGCTTTTTTTTAACCCGTCATGTTTGGGAACCACGCAGCATAGCACCGCCAATTGTGCGCGAAAAATTCCAAACCCATTTGCACCGTTTTTTCGAAAAATAA